The sequence ATTTGCAATGCCTCCAAAAATTAAGAGAGCCCAGAGATGGGTAGGGTGGAGGCATGGCAGAGGGACTCAGGGAGCGGAAGAAACGGCAGACGCGTCAGTACCTCTCGGACGTGGCCACCGGCCTCTTCCTGGAGCGCGGCTTCGACGCGGTGACCATCGCGGAGATCGCCGAGGCGGCCGATGTCTCCGTCAACACCGTCTACAACTACTTCCCGGCGAAGGAGGACCTCTTCTTCGACCGCAGCAAGGGGCTGATCGACCGGCTGTCGCGGTTCGTACGGGCCCGCGGCGCGGGGGAGTCGGCCGCCGCCGCCGTCCTGCGCGAACTGCGCGAGGAGGTGGAGAGCGTGTCGCCCAAGGTCGGGCTGATCGAGGGCTATGACCGCTTCATGCAGGTCGTCCGGGAATCGGCGGCCCTCCAGGCCCGGCTGTGGCGGGTGCAGCGCGAGCAGTTCGAGAACCTCGAAGCCACCCTCCGCGAGGAGACCGGCGCCGCGGACGACGATCCGCTGCCCGGTCTGATGGCCGGACAGATCAACTGGGTCCACCAGGCCCTGATGACCACCGTCACCGAGGAGATGATCGCCGGCCGCAAGCCCGCGGAGGTCTCGCGCGAGGCGCTGGTGCTCCTGGACGACATGGAGGAGCTGCTGAGCGAAAAGGTCCTCAACTACGCCGTACGGGCGGCGGGCTGACGGCCCGGTGCACCGCCCGTGGGGCCATGTGGGTGTGACGTCCGTCATGGCGGGGGCGGC is a genomic window of Streptomyces gilvosporeus containing:
- a CDS encoding TetR/AcrR family transcriptional regulator, which translates into the protein MAEGLRERKKRQTRQYLSDVATGLFLERGFDAVTIAEIAEAADVSVNTVYNYFPAKEDLFFDRSKGLIDRLSRFVRARGAGESAAAAVLRELREEVESVSPKVGLIEGYDRFMQVVRESAALQARLWRVQREQFENLEATLREETGAADDDPLPGLMAGQINWVHQALMTTVTEEMIAGRKPAEVSREALVLLDDMEELLSEKVLNYAVRAAG